In a single window of the Micrococcaceae bacterium Sec5.7 genome:
- a CDS encoding recombinase family protein, which translates to MLDFAGGLNDQGIGFVSLTDSIDTTTASGRFFFNVMASLAQMERELMIERTQAGLQAAREQGRIGGRKRIMTDAKIHSARKLLSQGTPPKEVAASLGVSVPTLYRWVPATNTAAATATVTRFWCRRLLKKCTTVHGTSDDPMSVVACTRALPPHGLVQTTSESDIPTSGGVSRWDRACVAIHPVGRSCHPEEVVTGPPTQQSDYFSSSAGMPSFAQTSAGPGMTETLLSTTHAVRNGM; encoded by the coding sequence TTGCTGGACTTCGCCGGCGGCCTCAACGATCAGGGAATTGGCTTTGTCAGCTTGACCGACTCAATCGATACCACCACAGCGTCGGGGCGTTTCTTCTTCAACGTCATGGCATCGCTCGCCCAAATGGAGCGTGAGCTCATGATCGAGCGCACCCAGGCCGGCCTTCAGGCAGCCAGGGAACAAGGCAGGATCGGTGGCCGCAAACGAATCATGACTGACGCCAAGATCCACTCAGCCCGGAAACTGCTTAGCCAAGGGACTCCGCCAAAAGAAGTAGCCGCCAGCCTCGGCGTCTCAGTACCTACGCTGTACCGCTGGGTCCCAGCAACCAACACCGCAGCAGCTACAGCCACCGTAACGCGGTTTTGGTGCAGACGACTCTTGAAAAAGTGCACGACGGTGCACGGGACTTCTGACGATCCGATGTCAGTAGTCGCCTGCACTCGCGCCCTTCCGCCTCATGGACTGGTGCAGACGACTTCTGAAAGTGACATCCCGACGAGTGGGGGAGTGTCCCGCTGGGACCGTGCCTGCGTGGCCATCCATCCAGTGGGGCGGTCCTGTCACCCCGAAGAAGTTGTGACAGGACCGCCAACGCAGCAAAGTGACTACTTCTCCTCGAGTGCTGGAATGCCGAGTTTTGCGCAGACCTCGGCCGGGCCGGGGATGACGGAGACCCTGTTGTCTACGACGCACGCGGTCAGGAACGGTATGTAA
- a CDS encoding RNA polymerase sigma factor, whose protein sequence is MGETDEDLWRKCIAGDADAFGVLFDRHADAVFRYCLSRCGSWHDAEELVSITFLEAWRQRNRLKPERDTVLPWLLGVATNANRNRARGARRHADFLSRLPHSDPRHGEPEADHAESVASRLDAERAVRELLDTTAGLNDGERDVVILCLMNGVGQEEAAEALGVRTGTVKSRLHRARAKLAAMNRALEPAEQLDTTIVEARMS, encoded by the coding sequence ATGGGGGAAACCGACGAAGACCTGTGGCGTAAGTGCATCGCAGGCGACGCTGATGCCTTCGGGGTCCTGTTCGACAGGCACGCCGACGCCGTATTCCGGTACTGCCTGTCCCGGTGTGGTTCCTGGCACGACGCGGAGGAACTCGTCTCGATTACCTTTTTGGAGGCGTGGCGGCAGCGGAACAGGCTTAAACCGGAGAGGGACACTGTCCTGCCGTGGCTGCTCGGGGTAGCAACGAACGCGAACCGCAACCGCGCCAGGGGAGCCCGGCGGCACGCCGATTTCCTTAGCCGGCTGCCGCACTCCGATCCCCGGCACGGCGAACCTGAAGCAGACCATGCGGAATCGGTCGCCTCGAGGCTCGACGCAGAGCGTGCCGTCCGCGAACTGCTTGACACGACGGCTGGGCTGAACGACGGGGAACGGGACGTTGTGATCCTGTGCCTGATGAACGGCGTCGGGCAGGAAGAAGCCGCCGAGGCCCTCGGCGTACGGACCGGGACAGTCAAATCGCGACTGCACCGTGCACGGGCCAAGCTGGCCGCCATGAACCGGGCACTGGAGCCCGCCGAACAACTCGACACGACGATCGTTGAAGCGAGGATGTCATGA
- a CDS encoding gamma-glutamyltransferase: MTFTLPDPFTTRPTLQGTFGMTASTHWLATAAAQAVLERGGNAFDAATAGAFVLHVVEPHLNGPGGDMAGVFTAAEAPGQPVILMGQGPAPAGATAEHFLAEGLELVPGSGALAAAVPGAVDAWFLLLRDHGTWELEAVLEFAIGYARDGHPMLGRVGTTIAAVAGLFRDHWPTSAEQWMPEGRIPAEGELVRNPAYARTLERLVAAGGSAGKGSRGGTDSRASRIDAARLEWREGFVARAMAESVQAPHRHSSGTDHRGVLAVADLAAFEAGYEQAATLEFRGHTIAKTGPWGQGPALLQTLAVLDGYDDEHLDPSTELGAHTILEAQKLALADREAYYGDSDVPLDYLLSAGYAAGRRALIAEQASLEFRPGTVPGCQPFQPPLRTEYVPQRSQRTTAAPGTAMAAAAIAPPVQANRPLRRQGRPAVIPAISTSWTAGETWCQQRRRAAGCSPRRRFRSSASASAHGCR; the protein is encoded by the coding sequence ATGACGTTTACGCTGCCGGACCCGTTCACCACCCGTCCCACGCTGCAAGGGACGTTCGGCATGACGGCCTCCACGCATTGGCTGGCGACGGCGGCTGCCCAGGCCGTGCTGGAACGCGGCGGCAACGCGTTCGACGCCGCCACAGCCGGCGCCTTTGTGCTGCATGTGGTGGAGCCGCACCTCAACGGCCCCGGCGGGGACATGGCCGGCGTGTTCACCGCAGCGGAGGCGCCCGGCCAGCCCGTGATCCTGATGGGTCAAGGTCCCGCGCCCGCCGGTGCGACTGCCGAGCACTTCCTCGCCGAAGGCCTGGAACTGGTCCCCGGCTCAGGTGCCCTGGCCGCGGCGGTGCCCGGCGCCGTCGACGCCTGGTTCTTGCTCCTGCGGGATCATGGGACGTGGGAACTGGAGGCTGTGCTGGAGTTCGCGATCGGCTACGCGCGGGACGGTCACCCGATGCTGGGACGGGTGGGAACCACCATTGCGGCTGTCGCCGGGCTGTTCCGGGACCACTGGCCCACATCGGCCGAGCAGTGGATGCCGGAGGGGCGGATTCCTGCGGAGGGCGAGCTGGTCCGCAATCCTGCCTACGCACGGACTCTGGAGCGGCTGGTTGCCGCCGGTGGCTCGGCTGGTAAGGGCAGCCGCGGCGGCACCGATTCCCGCGCATCACGGATCGATGCCGCCCGGCTCGAATGGCGCGAGGGCTTCGTTGCCCGGGCCATGGCGGAGTCCGTTCAGGCGCCGCACCGGCATTCGTCCGGCACCGATCACCGGGGTGTGCTGGCGGTGGCCGATCTGGCCGCGTTCGAGGCTGGCTATGAGCAGGCGGCAACGCTGGAATTCCGTGGCCACACGATTGCCAAGACCGGACCGTGGGGTCAGGGGCCGGCTCTGCTGCAGACCCTCGCCGTCCTGGATGGGTACGACGACGAACACCTCGATCCGTCGACCGAGCTCGGCGCGCACACCATTCTCGAGGCGCAGAAGCTGGCGCTCGCGGACCGGGAGGCCTACTACGGCGATTCCGATGTTCCGCTGGACTACCTGCTGTCCGCCGGGTACGCCGCCGGCCGCCGGGCGCTGATCGCGGAGCAGGCTTCGCTGGAGTTCCGGCCGGGTACGGTTCCGGGCTGTCAGCCGTTTCAGCCGCCGCTGCGGACTGAGTATGTTCCGCAGCGCTCTCAACGAACGACGGCGGCACCGGGCACGGCAATGGCAGCGGCGGCTATCGCGCCGCCGGTGCAGGCGAACCGACCGTTGCGCCGACAGGGGAGACCCGCGGTGATACCTGCCATATCGACGTCGTGGACCGCTGGGGAAACATGGTGTCAGCAACGCCGTCGGGCGGCTGGCTGCAGTCCTCGCCGGCGATTCCGGAGCTCGGCTTCTGCCTCGGCACACGGCTGCAGATGA
- a CDS encoding gamma-glutamyltransferase: MVSATPSGGWLQSSPAIPELGFCLGTRLQMTWLEPGTPSTLTPGKRPRTTLTPTLVLRGGVAVTALGSPGGDQQDQWQLLYLLRTIVGGYSPQQAIDAPAFHTTSMPGSFWPRTWEPGGAVVEDRLGSEVIDGLVRRGHRITRAGGWTLGRLTAVVRDPATGVLQAAANPRGAQGYAAGR, from the coding sequence ATGGTGTCAGCAACGCCGTCGGGCGGCTGGCTGCAGTCCTCGCCGGCGATTCCGGAGCTCGGCTTCTGCCTCGGCACACGGCTGCAGATGACGTGGCTCGAACCCGGAACGCCGTCCACGCTGACTCCGGGCAAGCGGCCCCGCACCACGCTTACGCCGACGCTCGTGCTGCGCGGCGGAGTTGCAGTCACGGCATTGGGTTCACCCGGCGGCGACCAGCAGGATCAGTGGCAGTTGCTTTACCTGCTGCGGACGATCGTGGGCGGGTACTCGCCACAGCAGGCCATCGACGCGCCCGCGTTCCATACAACCTCCATGCCGGGTTCCTTCTGGCCCCGCACCTGGGAACCGGGCGGGGCAGTGGTGGAAGACCGGCTGGGGAGTGAGGTCATCGACGGCCTGGTGCGTCGAGGACACCGGATTACCCGGGCAGGCGGCTGGACGCTGGGGCGGCTGACCGCCGTCGTGCGTGATCCTGCCACCGGAGTTCTGCAGGCCGCAGCCAATCCGCGCGGTGCGCAGGGGTACGCCGCGGGGCGCTAA
- a CDS encoding IS1182 family transposase, translating into MQGRDDGQRQLLDADALAGHMLPAGSVFRFLAENRHELFPDDAFADLFASGRGRPSTPADVIASVMVLQTLHNLSDRETAEALTFDLRWKAACGFGLDQGAFHPTVLTYWRRRLAKSDRPHRIFEAVTEVIAGSGALSGRRRRAIDSTILEDAVARQDTVTQLIAQIRRVGREIPGADLVVAGLSGHDYAKPGKPDIAWDDRGARDDLVSALVADALTLLSSIDAESLDDAQQETVALLALVAGQDVEPAEGSDGTDGRWRIARKVAPDRVISTVDPEARHAHKSRQKKIDGFKSHIVIEPETGLVTAAALTKAAGADNSDAARGAELIAADTSIGTGQVDVLGDSAYGSGDLLAAVTAAGHTPIIKPMPLGRAVPDGFTVDDFSIDESAKTVTCPAKITRAISAKGRVSFGGACASCPLMSRCTTAKNGRKMQIHPHDRLRREHRAKATDPEFLADYRQHRPMVERSIAWMTRGARRVPYRGVTKNNAWWMTHAAAINLKRLLNLGLTGRNGTWALG; encoded by the coding sequence ATGCAGGGTCGCGATGATGGTCAACGTCAGCTTTTGGATGCCGATGCCCTGGCCGGGCATATGCTCCCGGCCGGGTCGGTGTTCAGGTTCCTCGCCGAGAACCGGCACGAGTTGTTCCCGGACGATGCGTTCGCGGACCTGTTCGCCTCCGGCCGCGGCCGCCCGTCGACCCCGGCGGACGTGATCGCTTCGGTCATGGTCCTGCAGACCCTCCATAATCTCTCCGACCGCGAAACCGCCGAGGCATTGACCTTTGACCTGCGGTGGAAGGCGGCGTGCGGGTTCGGCCTGGATCAGGGCGCGTTCCACCCGACGGTGTTGACGTATTGGCGCCGGCGCCTGGCGAAAAGTGACCGTCCGCACCGTATCTTCGAGGCCGTCACGGAGGTCATCGCCGGCTCGGGTGCGCTTTCCGGACGCAGGCGCCGGGCCATTGATTCAACAATCCTTGAGGACGCGGTGGCCCGGCAGGACACGGTCACCCAGTTGATCGCGCAGATCCGCCGGGTCGGCCGGGAAATCCCCGGCGCGGACCTGGTGGTAGCGGGTCTGAGCGGCCATGATTACGCCAAGCCCGGGAAACCCGACATCGCCTGGGATGACAGGGGTGCCCGGGATGATCTCGTGTCCGCGCTGGTCGCCGACGCCCTGACCCTGCTGAGCAGTATCGATGCCGAATCCCTGGACGATGCGCAGCAGGAAACGGTCGCACTCCTGGCCTTGGTCGCCGGACAGGACGTCGAACCGGCCGAAGGGTCCGACGGCACGGACGGGCGGTGGAGAATCGCCCGCAAGGTCGCCCCGGACCGGGTCATTTCCACGGTTGACCCGGAAGCCCGGCACGCGCATAAGAGCCGGCAGAAGAAGATCGACGGGTTCAAAAGCCACATCGTGATAGAGCCCGAGACCGGCCTGGTCACCGCCGCGGCCCTGACGAAAGCGGCCGGCGCGGACAACAGCGACGCGGCCCGCGGTGCCGAACTCATTGCCGCCGACACCAGCATCGGAACCGGGCAGGTCGACGTTTTGGGTGATTCAGCGTATGGCAGCGGCGATTTGCTGGCCGCTGTCACTGCCGCCGGCCATACCCCGATCATCAAACCGATGCCACTGGGCCGTGCCGTCCCCGACGGTTTCACTGTCGATGACTTCAGCATCGACGAGAGCGCGAAAACCGTGACCTGCCCGGCGAAGATCACCCGTGCGATCAGTGCGAAAGGACGGGTAAGTTTTGGTGGAGCCTGCGCATCGTGCCCGCTGATGAGCCGGTGCACGACGGCGAAGAACGGGCGGAAAATGCAGATCCACCCCCACGACCGGCTCCGCCGTGAACACCGGGCCAAGGCTACTGACCCGGAGTTCCTGGCGGACTACCGGCAACACCGGCCCATGGTCGAACGCTCGATCGCGTGGATGACCCGCGGAGCCAGACGCGTCCCTTACCGCGGGGTCACCAAGAATAATGCCTGGTGGATGACCCATGCTGCCGCAATCAACCTCAAACGACTCCTCAACCTCGGATTGACCGGCCGGAACGGGACGTGGGCACTTGGATAA
- a CDS encoding OFA family MFS transporter, with amino-acid sequence MGWLDRERTIAPPGFNRWLVPPAALAVHLCIGQAYATSVYKTALVRHFEASLTEIGVIFSIAIVMLGLSAAIMGTWVDKHGPRKAMFTSALFWSGGFLIGSLGIFSGQLWLVYLGYGFIGGIGLGIGYISPVSTLIKWFPDRPGLATGMAIMGFGGGALIASPVSTALLKVYDPASGGQDWVASGDSVGKLFLTLAVVYLACMLFGAMTIRVPAEGWKPAGFDPAKVRTAKLVTVDNVSAANAVKTRQFWFVWIVLFCNVTAGIGILEQAAPMIQDFFRQSDGVSLVSAAVASGFVGLLSIGNMGGRFAWSATSDVTGRKRIYMVYLGVGAILYTMLAFSGSSATALYVALAFIIISFYGGGFATVPAYLRDLFGTFQVGAIHGRLLTAWSAAGIAGPLIVNAFLDAQGKPGELTAASYQPALLTMVGLLVIGFVANLMVEPVDARFHEIRPDRIKSHEPAMEA; translated from the coding sequence ATGGGCTGGCTGGACCGCGAGCGAACCATCGCACCACCCGGTTTTAACCGGTGGCTTGTCCCTCCCGCGGCACTCGCCGTGCACCTGTGTATCGGCCAGGCGTACGCCACGAGCGTCTATAAGACGGCGCTGGTCAGGCATTTCGAAGCAAGCCTGACGGAAATCGGGGTGATTTTCTCGATCGCCATCGTGATGCTCGGCCTTTCAGCCGCGATCATGGGAACGTGGGTGGACAAGCACGGTCCGCGTAAGGCGATGTTCACCTCAGCACTGTTCTGGTCCGGCGGGTTCCTGATCGGCTCACTTGGCATCTTTAGCGGCCAGCTGTGGCTCGTCTATCTGGGATATGGCTTCATTGGGGGCATCGGCTTGGGCATCGGCTACATTTCACCGGTTTCCACGCTGATCAAATGGTTCCCGGACCGGCCAGGACTCGCCACAGGCATGGCCATCATGGGCTTTGGCGGCGGCGCCCTGATCGCGAGCCCTGTCTCGACGGCACTGCTCAAAGTGTACGATCCCGCGTCCGGCGGCCAGGATTGGGTGGCCAGCGGCGACTCAGTGGGCAAGCTCTTCCTTACACTCGCCGTCGTCTACCTCGCATGCATGCTGTTCGGCGCCATGACCATCAGGGTGCCCGCCGAAGGCTGGAAGCCCGCTGGCTTCGACCCCGCCAAAGTGAGAACAGCGAAACTTGTCACAGTGGACAATGTCTCTGCAGCCAACGCGGTCAAAACGAGGCAGTTCTGGTTTGTGTGGATCGTGCTGTTCTGCAACGTGACGGCCGGAATAGGCATTCTGGAGCAGGCCGCTCCCATGATCCAGGATTTCTTCCGCCAGTCCGACGGCGTGTCCCTTGTGAGCGCCGCCGTCGCCAGCGGTTTTGTGGGTCTGCTGTCCATCGGCAACATGGGTGGCCGTTTCGCGTGGTCCGCGACGTCCGATGTCACGGGGCGCAAGCGCATCTACATGGTCTATCTTGGAGTCGGCGCAATTCTGTACACCATGCTCGCATTTAGCGGCTCCAGCGCCACTGCGCTCTATGTCGCGCTCGCATTCATCATCATTTCGTTCTACGGCGGCGGCTTCGCAACGGTTCCTGCGTACCTGCGCGACCTCTTCGGAACGTTCCAGGTGGGGGCCATCCACGGACGGCTACTCACCGCCTGGTCCGCGGCCGGAATAGCCGGGCCATTGATCGTCAACGCGTTCCTGGATGCACAGGGCAAGCCCGGTGAGCTGACGGCCGCTTCGTATCAGCCGGCCTTGCTGACCATGGTGGGGCTGCTGGTGATTGGCTTTGTGGCCAACCTGATGGTCGAGCCGGTGGACGCGCGCTTCCACGAAATCCGCCCGGACCGGATTAAGTCCCACGAACCCGCCATGGAGGCATGA
- a CDS encoding MFS transporter encodes MTNARRLRHFVQKPSETPRYRLGFDRSRSKLVREKFRTTRKSKTVDIFSPPGDVVDVLHRGLRLWLLRCGCSSVVPSWRAVYAGSAVLLLLLAALAVLRLPKESAPAPTISYARAISSVVTLTRTDRVFRTRAVMTLFLFASFGVLWSGLVLPLSGEPWHFSTAEIGLFGIAGLFGALGAARAGRWADHGPGQRVTAISLLLLIVSWAFTGQATNSLALLAVGVIVLDFAVQAAHVSSQNQIVRADPASSSRIIGSYMVYYSVGSALGAITTTMPYTTAGWAAVSLLGAGYATAALLVRGIDRIIPSRESKEQRQRR; translated from the coding sequence ATGACAAATGCCAGACGACTTCGACATTTCGTGCAGAAGCCTTCTGAAACCCCCAGATATCGCCTCGGTTTCGACCGAAGTAGGTCAAAACTCGTCCGCGAGAAGTTTCGCACCACGCGAAAGTCGAAAACGGTCGATATCTTTAGCCCTCCTGGTGATGTCGTTGATGTACTTCACAGGGGTTTGAGGCTCTGGTTGCTTCGTTGTGGATGCAGTAGCGTCGTTCCGTCCTGGCGTGCCGTCTACGCCGGTTCGGCCGTGCTGTTGCTGTTGCTGGCGGCCCTCGCCGTGCTGCGCCTTCCCAAGGAGAGCGCTCCTGCGCCCACGATCTCGTATGCGAGGGCGATCTCCTCAGTGGTGACGTTGACCCGGACAGATCGGGTGTTTCGTACCCGTGCGGTGATGACGCTGTTTCTTTTCGCCTCCTTCGGGGTGCTCTGGAGCGGTTTGGTGCTCCCACTGAGCGGTGAACCATGGCACTTCTCGACCGCCGAGATCGGCCTGTTCGGCATAGCGGGACTCTTCGGTGCGCTCGGTGCGGCCCGCGCCGGGCGGTGGGCAGACCATGGCCCGGGCCAGCGAGTCACCGCGATCTCCCTGCTTCTGCTCATCGTGTCGTGGGCATTCACAGGACAGGCAACGAACTCGCTCGCACTGCTTGCGGTCGGGGTCATCGTGCTCGATTTCGCCGTCCAAGCCGCCCACGTGAGCAGTCAGAACCAGATCGTGCGGGCAGACCCCGCCTCAAGCAGCCGGATCATCGGCAGCTACATGGTCTATTACTCTGTCGGCAGCGCTCTCGGCGCGATCACCACCACCATGCCCTACACCACCGCAGGATGGGCCGCCGTCAGCCTCCTGGGGGCAGGATACGCGACCGCCGCACTGCTCGTGCGGGGTATCGACCGCATCATCCCCAGTCGAGAATCCAAGGAACAGAGACAGCGAAGGTGA
- a CDS encoding MFS transporter — protein MEPKLRRYRAFVRFWLASTVSDFGTYITTLAFSVLILVTMNGTPLDQGLVNAARWTPYLLFGLVAGVWIDRFPRRTVLIGGDVGRGLILAGVCVTAMTGTISVTALMILMFAFGTLALTSDAAYQSFLPQLVPRSLLTKANARLQQSDTVAQTTGSAVAGGLVALVTAPVALLVDAVSYFFSAAVLLTLERPSDQAPVRSKQRLHRKVAEGLRWVYGHSHLAPLAWSTHIWFIGSAILGAVLPTVILNDLRLGALGLGLVMGCSGIGAVVGTTLSTRLGHRWGTGNAMVAARLAQPFAIALVALAPLAAGGERTGEIYGSPLHWPGELWAAFALAGFGQLLFGMAMGVEGPLEMGYQQAVTPDRLIARMSATRRSVNRGMIVIGAPLGGVIATVAGTDTALWAAAAFLLLASLVLLFSRFRDARIEVQQLSDEEALIP, from the coding sequence ATGGAGCCGAAGCTTCGTCGCTATCGGGCATTCGTCAGATTCTGGTTGGCCTCGACGGTGTCCGATTTCGGCACCTATATAACTACCTTGGCTTTTTCTGTTCTGATTTTGGTGACGATGAACGGCACGCCGTTGGACCAGGGTCTGGTCAATGCTGCCAGGTGGACCCCATATCTACTTTTCGGGCTGGTTGCCGGAGTCTGGATTGACCGGTTCCCCCGCCGAACGGTGCTCATCGGCGGAGACGTCGGCCGTGGCCTGATCCTCGCGGGCGTGTGCGTGACGGCGATGACGGGGACTATCTCGGTTACGGCTTTGATGATCCTGATGTTCGCCTTTGGAACCCTCGCGCTGACCAGTGACGCCGCGTATCAGAGCTTCCTCCCCCAACTGGTCCCCAGATCCTTGCTGACTAAGGCGAACGCCCGACTCCAGCAAAGCGATACCGTGGCCCAAACTACGGGAAGCGCCGTGGCCGGTGGTCTTGTCGCATTGGTGACAGCCCCTGTGGCTCTTCTTGTGGATGCCGTCTCGTATTTTTTCTCGGCAGCCGTTCTCCTTACCCTGGAACGGCCATCCGACCAGGCGCCAGTTCGAAGCAAACAAAGACTTCATCGAAAGGTCGCGGAGGGTCTGCGGTGGGTTTATGGCCATTCCCATCTGGCGCCCTTGGCGTGGAGTACCCACATATGGTTCATCGGTTCCGCCATCCTCGGGGCTGTCTTGCCGACTGTGATTCTGAATGACCTTCGTTTGGGTGCCTTGGGGTTGGGTTTGGTGATGGGGTGTTCCGGAATCGGGGCCGTCGTCGGCACCACACTGTCCACCCGACTGGGGCACCGATGGGGTACGGGCAACGCCATGGTTGCGGCGCGTCTGGCCCAACCCTTTGCTATCGCTTTGGTGGCGTTGGCGCCCCTCGCCGCCGGCGGGGAACGCACTGGAGAGATTTACGGTTCTCCGCTGCACTGGCCGGGAGAGTTGTGGGCTGCGTTTGCTCTGGCCGGCTTCGGGCAGCTGCTATTCGGCATGGCCATGGGAGTCGAAGGGCCACTGGAAATGGGCTACCAGCAGGCTGTGACGCCGGACAGGCTCATAGCCCGCATGAGTGCCACGAGGCGTTCGGTGAACCGAGGAATGATCGTCATCGGAGCCCCCTTGGGCGGCGTCATAGCCACCGTCGCGGGTACCGATACGGCGCTCTGGGCCGCCGCCGCCTTCCTCCTCCTGGCCTCCCTCGTGCTTCTGTTCTCGAGGTTCAGAGACGCGCGGATAGAAGTCCAACAACTTTCCGACGAAGAAGCACTCATTCCCTAG